One region of Bacterioplanoides sp. SCSIO 12839 genomic DNA includes:
- a CDS encoding DUF819 family protein, giving the protein MSVIVAAIMYLFIPALLVFLCQKFQILDKIGVVVLSFGLGILLSASLDFSSWIDPQSLTELQTNLSEIAIALALPMLVFSIDVKHSLKMAGDTMKSMAVALVSVMLISFLGALLFSGQLNNIWQIAGMSVGAYTGGGPNMAAIKTAIDADQAIFVTMTTYDILLSALYLIFVMTIAKPLFGLLLRPFQETHDTQDGGVHESSDHHDKFSHLADETANSYKVLADVKTMPQTLKVLLISACCVGGAKLIAGLFPASMSSAVIIIAITSLGLGASFIPYVRQLANSFQLGMYLILVFCFTMGTMTDTSIITNLNLDLFAYIGFILLGSLVLQAMICKLMNIDTDTFLITSSAAIMSVPFIPVIAGALKNREIIIPGFAAAILGYVIGNYLGIAVAYATRSMLGG; this is encoded by the coding sequence TTGTCTGTTATTGTTGCCGCAATTATGTATCTGTTTATTCCGGCCCTGCTGGTATTCCTGTGTCAGAAATTTCAGATACTGGATAAAATCGGAGTGGTGGTTTTATCGTTTGGCTTAGGCATATTACTCAGCGCTTCGCTGGACTTCTCTTCCTGGATTGATCCTCAATCACTCACTGAGCTGCAAACTAATCTCTCCGAAATTGCCATCGCACTAGCATTACCCATGCTGGTATTTTCGATTGATGTAAAGCATTCGTTAAAAATGGCAGGCGACACCATGAAAAGCATGGCCGTTGCATTAGTTTCGGTCATGCTGATCAGCTTTCTTGGCGCGTTATTATTCAGCGGGCAACTCAATAACATTTGGCAAATTGCCGGCATGTCGGTTGGCGCCTATACCGGCGGCGGCCCCAATATGGCAGCGATTAAAACCGCCATTGATGCCGATCAGGCGATCTTTGTGACCATGACAACTTACGATATTTTGTTGTCAGCGCTGTACCTGATTTTTGTGATGACCATCGCCAAACCATTATTTGGTTTATTGCTTCGCCCTTTTCAGGAAACTCATGACACTCAAGATGGTGGCGTACACGAATCCTCCGATCATCACGATAAATTCTCACACTTAGCCGATGAAACCGCCAACAGTTATAAGGTGTTGGCCGACGTTAAAACCATGCCTCAAACCTTAAAGGTACTATTGATCTCAGCCTGCTGTGTTGGGGGGGCCAAATTGATCGCGGGTTTATTCCCGGCTTCGATGTCATCCGCCGTCATCATCATTGCCATTACCAGTCTTGGCCTTGGTGCGTCGTTTATTCCTTATGTCCGCCAGTTAGCCAACAGTTTCCAACTGGGTATGTATTTAATTCTGGTGTTTTGTTTCACCATGGGCACCATGACAGATACCAGCATTATCACCAACCTGAACCTCGATCTGTTTGCTTATATTGGCTTCATCTTGTTAGGCTCATTAGTGCTGCAGGCGATGATCTGCAAGCTGATGAACATCGATACTGATACTTTTTTGATTACCTCATCGGCCGCCATTATGTCGGTTCCTTTTATTCCCGTGATTGCCGGGGCATTAAAAAACCGTGAAATTATTATTCCCGGCTTTGCGGCAGCCATTCTGGGTTATGTGATTGGTAATTACCTGGGTATTGCTGTTGCCTATGCCACACGTTCCATGCTCGGAGGCTGA